In a genomic window of Leptolyngbya sp. SIO1E4:
- a CDS encoding CHAT domain-containing protein: MDSPRQQLCINLIQQLLTCTSWNEVDTILQANAELVDADFVHMMLTLSAQAQTAGDIGPAQFLGQLAIQIAEPLGLDLWEEVLQAEPTEDSAQDLTQFWLALLRAEVESDGNKAAVHQVMQQNLGLITPALGQIIALWTEQAIALWTEQAIEQQPKQAAEIARLVQHTCISIQEFPDGKYAEVLAIAIQGYEVVVALQANTPEERASTLNSLGGAVWTQAELGIDPVANLERAIVAYEESAQLSRQLGLDRNLSSTLNNQATARKTQAELGIDPAHNLERAITAYEESAQLSRQLGLDRDLSSTLMNQATARSTQAELGIDPAANLERAITAYEESAQLMRQLGLDRNLSSTLMNQANARSTQAQLGIDPALNLERAITAYEESAQLSRQLGLDRDLSSTLMNQATARSTQAELGIDPALNLERAITAYEESAQLSRQLGLDRDLSKTLMGQATARSAQAELGIDPARNLERAIIAYEESAQLMRQLGLDRNLSSTLMGQANARRIQAQLGIDPARNLERAITDYEESAQLSRQLGLDRDLSKTLMSQATARLIQAELGIDPALNLERAITAYEESAQLSRQLGLDRDLSRTLINQATARQTQAELGIDPALNLERAIVAYEESAQLSRQLGLDRDLSSTLMNQATARGTQAELGIDPAANLERAITDYEESAQLSRQLGLDRNLSSTLINQANARRIQAQLGIDPAANLERAITDYEESAQLSRQLGLDRDLSKTLMNQANARRIQAQLGIDPAANLERAITDYEESAQLSRQLGLTRHLAKTLSNFGFIYQAQAHLTGNPPTQTQTETVLANAYDQFQAALAQVESLRGEIGADSEGYKRNFNEEWNRVYQGMVGVCLELGLETEAMAYADRSKARNLTELIATREIYPGGVVPEDERQALHQLKQQIAQEERRLQDDPNPDPTQLNQWRQQKQALEPYQPLSFDNMQALLDEDTAILEWYLLPNQFLTFTLTAQSLELRPSSEQDRQKLIDWANAYLDDYDTDKDHWRDQPQLTQRLAELSQILHLDGILAKLQEIHPTCQKLILIPHLFLHLFPLHALPTANESEDGGQFLQDRFSQGVVYAPNCQVLQQAQIRRQQHQDFDRLFAIQNPTQDLQFTDLEVETIQTRFDLEHVHVYKHGQADKATIVRPNLANPTYLNTQAELQAAHCAHFSCHGYFNFENALKSALILANSEFIPPPPSDDRRRYLSLKNNKLLDLQQCLTLEDILRLDLHHCRLVTLSACETGLTDFTSTSDEYIGLPSGFILAGASNVVSTLWTVNDLSTALFMIHFYQLVQPGQAIPLALRRTQRWLRESTVETFKIWSANISEPLKQAVDQHFECYDPGETPFVSPYYWAAFCVIGA; encoded by the coding sequence ATGGATTCTCCTCGCCAACAGCTTTGCATTAACTTGATTCAACAACTGCTGACCTGTACCAGTTGGAACGAAGTAGACACAATTTTGCAGGCCAATGCGGAACTAGTTGATGCCGATTTTGTGCACATGATGCTGACGTTGAGTGCCCAAGCCCAGACCGCTGGTGATATAGGGCCTGCTCAGTTTTTAGGCCAACTGGCAATACAGATCGCGGAACCGTTGGGACTGGATCTGTGGGAAGAGGTGCTGCAGGCTGAACCAACTGAGGACAGTGCGCAGGACTTAACCCAGTTTTGGTTAGCGTTACTGCGAGCTGAGGTGGAAAGCGACGGCAATAAAGCAGCGGTGCATCAGGTGATGCAGCAAAATCTGGGCTTGATTACGCCAGCGCTCGGACAAATCATTGCCCTGTGGACAGAGCAAGCCATTGCCCTGTGGACAGAGCAAGCTATTGAGCAACAACCAAAGCAGGCCGCAGAGATCGCCAGACTGGTACAACATACCTGCATTAGTATTCAAGAATTCCCCGATGGGAAATATGCCGAGGTGTTAGCCATTGCGATTCAGGGCTATGAAGTGGTGGTGGCTTTGCAGGCCAACACCCCGGAGGAACGAGCAAGTACGCTTAATAGCCTTGGGGGTGCGGTGTGGACCCAAGCAGAATTAGGCATCGACCCGGTGGCTAACCTGGAGCGGGCGATTGTCGCCTATGAGGAATCGGCGCAGCTCAGTCGGCAGTTGGGGCTGGACCGCAACCTCTCTTCTACCCTGAATAACCAAGCCACTGCGCGGAAGACCCAAGCGGAATTGGGCATCGACCCGGCGCACAACCTGGAGCGGGCGATCACCGCCTATGAGGAATCGGCGCAGCTCAGTCGGCAGTTGGGGCTGGACCGCGACCTCTCTTCTACCCTGATGAACCAAGCCACTGCGCGGAGTACCCAAGCGGAATTGGGCATCGACCCGGCGGCTAACCTGGAGCGGGCGATCACCGCCTATGAGGAATCGGCGCAGCTCATGCGGCAGTTGGGGCTGGACCGCAACCTCTCTTCTACCCTGATGAACCAAGCCAATGCGCGGAGTACCCAAGCCCAATTGGGCATCGACCCGGCGCTCAACCTGGAGCGGGCGATTACCGCCTATGAGGAATCGGCGCAGCTCAGTCGGCAGTTGGGGCTGGACCGCGACCTCTCTTCTACCCTGATGAACCAAGCCACTGCGCGGAGTACCCAAGCGGAATTGGGCATCGACCCGGCGCTCAACCTGGAGCGGGCGATCACCGCCTATGAGGAATCGGCACAGCTCAGTCGGCAGTTGGGGCTTGACCGCGACCTCTCCAAAACCCTGATGGGCCAAGCTACTGCGCGGAGTGCCCAAGCGGAATTGGGCATCGACCCGGCGCGCAACCTGGAGCGGGCGATCATCGCCTATGAGGAATCGGCGCAGCTCATGCGGCAGTTGGGGCTTGACCGCAACCTCTCTTCTACCCTGATGGGCCAAGCCAATGCGCGGAGGATCCAAGCCCAATTGGGCATCGACCCGGCGCGCAACCTGGAGCGGGCGATCACCGACTATGAGGAATCGGCGCAGCTCAGTCGGCAGTTGGGGCTTGACCGCGACCTCTCCAAAACCCTGATGAGCCAAGCCACTGCGCGGCTGATCCAAGCGGAATTGGGCATCGACCCGGCGCTCAACCTGGAGCGGGCGATCACCGCCTATGAGGAATCGGCGCAGCTCAGTCGGCAGTTGGGCCTTGATCGCGACCTCTCCCGAACCCTGATTAACCAAGCCACTGCGCGGCAGACCCAAGCGGAATTGGGCATCGACCCGGCGCTCAACCTGGAGCGGGCGATTGTCGCCTATGAGGAATCGGCGCAGCTCAGTCGGCAGTTGGGGCTGGACCGCGACCTCTCTTCTACCCTGATGAACCAAGCCACTGCGCGGGGAACCCAAGCGGAATTGGGCATCGACCCAGCGGCTAACCTGGAGCGGGCGATCACCGACTATGAGGAATCGGCGCAGCTCAGTCGGCAGTTGGGGCTGGACCGCAACCTCTCTTCTACCCTGATTAATCAAGCCAATGCGCGGAGGATCCAAGCCCAATTGGGCATTGACCCAGCGGCTAACCTGGAGCGGGCGATCACCGACTATGAGGAATCGGCGCAGCTCAGTCGGCAGTTGGGGCTGGACCGCGACCTCTCCAAAACCCTGATGAACCAAGCCAATGCGCGGAGGATCCAAGCCCAATTGGGCATCGACCCCGCAGCTAACCTGGAGCGGGCGATTACCGACTATGAGGAATCGGCGCAGCTCAGTCGGCAGTTGGGGTTAACTCGTCACTTAGCCAAAACGTTGAGTAATTTTGGCTTTATCTATCAAGCCCAAGCCCACCTGACGGGCAATCCCCCTACCCAAACCCAAACGGAAACGGTTCTGGCCAATGCCTATGACCAATTCCAAGCTGCCCTGGCACAGGTGGAGTCCTTACGAGGAGAGATTGGAGCAGATAGCGAAGGCTATAAACGTAATTTCAACGAAGAGTGGAACCGAGTTTATCAGGGCATGGTGGGGGTGTGCCTGGAATTGGGCCTCGAGACCGAAGCGATGGCCTATGCTGATCGCAGCAAAGCCCGCAACCTTACCGAACTCATCGCCACTCGCGAAATCTATCCCGGCGGTGTCGTTCCTGAAGATGAGCGCCAAGCACTACACCAGCTCAAACAGCAGATTGCCCAGGAGGAGCGCCGCCTGCAAGACGATCCTAATCCCGACCCCACTCAGCTCAACCAATGGCGACAACAAAAACAAGCCCTTGAACCCTACCAACCGCTGAGCTTCGACAACATGCAAGCTCTGCTGGATGAAGACACTGCCATCCTGGAATGGTATCTCCTGCCGAATCAATTCCTCACCTTCACCCTCACGGCCCAATCCCTCGAGCTCCGGCCTTCTTCGGAGCAAGACCGCCAGAAGCTCATCGACTGGGCAAACGCCTACCTGGATGACTATGACACTGACAAAGACCACTGGCGTGATCAGCCCCAACTGACCCAACGCCTTGCGGAGCTCTCCCAAATCCTTCATCTCGATGGAATTCTGGCCAAACTCCAGGAAATCCACCCCACCTGCCAAAAACTCATCCTCATCCCCCACCTGTTTCTGCACCTCTTCCCCCTCCATGCATTACCCACTGCGAACGAGTCTGAAGATGGGGGGCAATTCCTCCAGGATCGCTTCTCTCAAGGCGTTGTCTATGCCCCCAACTGCCAAGTGCTGCAACAAGCCCAAATCCGCCGTCAGCAACACCAGGACTTTGACCGCCTCTTCGCCATCCAAAACCCCACCCAAGATCTGCAGTTCACCGACCTGGAAGTCGAAACGATCCAAACCCGGTTTGATCTTGAACATGTCCACGTTTACAAACACGGCCAGGCCGACAAAGCCACCATCGTCCGGCCCAACCTAGCGAACCCCACCTACCTCAACACCCAAGCGGAACTACAAGCCGCCCATTGCGCCCATTTCTCCTGCCACGGCTACTTTAATTTTGAGAATGCCTTGAAATCGGCACTGATTCTGGCCAACAGCGAATTCATCCCGCCGCCGCCCAGTGATGACCGCCGCCGATATTTGTCGCTGAAAAACAACAAACTACTGGATTTACAGCAATGCCTCACCCTGGAAGACATCCTGCGCCTGGATTTGCACCACTGTCGCCTGGTTACCCTCTCCGCCTGCGAAACTGGCCTCACCGACTTTACCTCCACCAGTGATGAATATATCGGCCTGCCCAGCGGCTTCATTCTAGCCGGTGCCTCCAACGTGGTCAGCACGCTCTGGACCGTCAACGACCTCTCCACCGCCCTCTTCATGATTCACTTTTATCAACTTGTTCAACCGGGCCAAGCCATTCCCCTGGCGCTGAGACGGACCCAGCGCTGGCTACGGGAGAGCACCGTGGAAACGTTCAAAATCTGGTCAGCCAACATTTCGGAACCGCTCAAACAAGCAGTCGATCAACACTTCGAGTGCTATGACCCGGGAGAAACTCCCTTTGTTTCGCCCTATTACTGGGCAGCCTTTTGTGTGATCGGGGCTTAA
- a CDS encoding IS21 family transposase, which produces MSQSRQGGLLAMEKFREILRLHGLGYSQCQIARSCAVARSTVQDYVRRASAKGLSYDDLSPLTDGEARALLGKGHRQPRPVQEAIDFEYIQRELKRKGVTLALLWQEGLDTGQWNCSYGGFCRRYRRWKGRQNLSMRQEHKAGEKLFVDYCGLTLPIYDPILDQTVTAQIFVACLGASNYTFAEATPSQALPHWIGSHCRALRFFGGVPQVIVPDNLKSGVTAPCRYEPGINRSYQEFAQHYGLAIIPARPKHPQDKAKVEKAVQEVERQVLAPLRHQVFRSFTALNEAIRARLERLNQRTMKGYGMSRQTLFERIEQAALRPLPPTSFVFAQWKTAKVNLDYHIEVEKHYYSLPYWLVQRPVQVKFSEHQVEIFYEGQRVACHQRSKAPYRHTTQAEHMPPEHWAYKRQSKQTFLTWAAHIGPQTVAQVEAIFALKEHEEQAFRTLKGLQRLAQSYGHWRLEAACAYANQFALVGLKRVRSVLENRLEQATAQSPMAVAPIPLHENVRGPAYYR; this is translated from the coding sequence ATGAGTCAATCCCGTCAAGGAGGTCTATTAGCGATGGAAAAATTCCGCGAGATTCTGCGGTTGCATGGTTTGGGCTATAGCCAGTGTCAAATTGCCCGCAGTTGCGCTGTCGCTCGCTCAACGGTGCAGGACTATGTGCGCCGGGCGAGCGCGAAAGGACTCAGCTACGACGATTTGAGTCCATTAACGGATGGCGAAGCCCGCGCCCTGTTGGGCAAGGGACACCGTCAGCCTCGTCCGGTGCAGGAAGCCATTGATTTTGAATATATTCAGCGAGAACTCAAACGCAAAGGTGTCACCCTGGCTTTGCTGTGGCAAGAAGGCTTGGACACCGGGCAGTGGAATTGCAGCTATGGCGGCTTCTGTCGGCGTTATCGGCGTTGGAAAGGTCGTCAGAACTTATCGATGCGCCAGGAGCATAAAGCCGGGGAGAAGCTGTTTGTCGATTATTGCGGTCTGACGCTGCCGATCTATGATCCGATATTGGACCAAACGGTGACGGCTCAAATCTTTGTCGCCTGCTTAGGGGCGAGTAATTACACCTTTGCCGAAGCGACACCCTCGCAAGCTTTACCCCACTGGATTGGGTCGCATTGCCGAGCGCTCCGTTTTTTCGGCGGTGTGCCGCAGGTGATTGTGCCCGACAACCTCAAGTCTGGTGTCACGGCTCCCTGTCGTTATGAACCTGGCATTAATCGGAGCTATCAAGAGTTTGCGCAGCACTATGGTCTCGCCATTATTCCGGCACGACCGAAGCATCCGCAAGACAAGGCGAAAGTGGAAAAGGCGGTGCAGGAAGTCGAACGACAGGTGCTGGCCCCGCTGCGGCATCAAGTCTTCCGGAGTTTTACGGCCCTCAATGAGGCGATTCGAGCACGCTTAGAGCGCCTCAACCAGAGGACAATGAAAGGCTATGGGATGTCCCGCCAGACATTGTTTGAGCGGATTGAACAGGCGGCCCTGAGGCCTTTACCGCCGACGAGCTTTGTCTTTGCCCAATGGAAAACCGCCAAAGTCAACCTGGACTATCACATTGAGGTGGAGAAACATTACTATTCCCTGCCCTACTGGCTCGTGCAACGGCCAGTCCAAGTCAAATTCTCCGAGCACCAGGTCGAAATTTTCTATGAAGGGCAGCGGGTCGCTTGTCATCAACGCTCGAAAGCGCCCTATCGCCATACCACGCAAGCAGAACACATGCCGCCGGAACATTGGGCCTACAAACGACAGTCAAAGCAAACCTTCCTCACCTGGGCCGCCCACATTGGCCCACAGACGGTGGCTCAAGTGGAAGCCATTTTTGCCCTTAAGGAGCATGAGGAGCAAGCCTTTCGCACCCTCAAAGGACTGCAACGGTTAGCCCAATCCTATGGCCATTGGCGGTTAGAAGCGGCCTGTGCCTATGCCAATCAGTTCGCCCTCGTCGGACTCAAACGAGTGCGCTCTGTGTTAGAAAATCGCCTGGAACAGGCCACCGCTCAAAGCCCGATGGCAGTCGCTCCGATTCCGCTCCACGAGAATGTTCGAGGCCCAGCTTACTACCGCTAG
- a CDS encoding ATP-binding protein, producing the protein MNATLEQLQALKLWGMLDAWREQQASPTYQDLAFDERLALLVEREHLRRQHLRQQRRLKQAQLPLTEVSLESIDYTTARGLSKTRWLQLAQGQWLRESLQLLLVGPTGIGKTFLASVLAQHLCRLGHTVRYGKTHALLAALKRAQADGSFPKLRKQLVTFDLLIWDEWLRDPLSVPDARLALDLIDDRYRRKSCLFVTQLPIESWHPQIQDATLADAILDRIVHDAIRVALKGESMRKLTSPLKANTASDLPTPSASLDTSSENRDAKS; encoded by the coding sequence ATGAACGCCACCCTTGAACAACTGCAAGCTCTCAAGCTTTGGGGCATGCTCGATGCTTGGCGCGAGCAGCAAGCGTCTCCCACTTATCAAGACCTCGCCTTTGATGAACGCTTGGCCTTATTAGTCGAGCGCGAACACCTGCGACGTCAGCACCTGCGCCAACAGCGCCGCCTCAAGCAAGCTCAGTTACCGCTCACCGAGGTCTCGCTGGAGTCCATCGACTACACGACCGCTCGCGGCTTGAGCAAAACTCGCTGGCTCCAGCTCGCTCAGGGTCAGTGGCTTAGAGAGTCACTCCAATTACTGCTGGTGGGCCCCACCGGCATTGGCAAAACCTTTCTCGCCTCGGTGCTGGCTCAACACTTGTGTCGGCTGGGACATACCGTCCGCTATGGCAAAACCCACGCATTATTAGCCGCTCTGAAACGCGCCCAAGCCGATGGCTCCTTCCCGAAACTGCGGAAACAACTGGTGACCTTTGACCTCTTGATCTGGGATGAGTGGTTACGCGACCCCTTATCGGTGCCGGATGCCCGCCTTGCACTGGACCTCATTGATGACCGTTATCGTCGCAAATCCTGCCTCTTTGTCACACAACTCCCTATCGAATCCTGGCATCCCCAAATCCAAGATGCCACCTTAGCCGATGCCATTCTTGACCGCATTGTCCACGATGCCATTCGCGTGGCGCTCAAGGGGGAATCGATGCGGAAGCTCACCAGTCCGCTTAAGGCCAATACGGCAAGCGACCTCCCCACCCCTTCAGCATCGCTTGACACCTCATCCGAGAACCGCGATGCTAAAAGCTAA
- a CDS encoding CHAT domain-containing protein, with translation MDGPRQQAYLNLIQQLLTCTSWEDVDTILQANAELVDADFVQMMLTLGAQAQATGEIGTAQFLDQLAIQIAEPLGLDLSKDVQQTQPIGVSVEDLTQFWLALLQAEMESGGNEAAVHWVMQQNLGLITPALGQVIALWTEQAVAQQPGQAAEIAGLVQDTCISIQEFPNGKYAEVSAIAIQGYEVVVALHADNPEERASTLNGLGVAVWTQAELGLDPAASLERAIAAFTEAADISRRLGLERDLFQTLNNLGNAVTTQAKLSLDPASNLARAIDVYTEAADISRRLGLERDLSQTLNNLGNAVTTQAKLSLDPASNLARAIDVYTEAADISRRIGFERDLSATLSNLGIAVQSQAELGLAPASNLARAIAAYTEAADIRRCLGLERDLSATLNNLGSAVKTQAELGLNPVANLERAIATFTEAADILRRLGLERDLSITLNNLGSAVTIQAELGLCPAANLERAIAAFTEAADISRRFGLESDLSATLNNLGNAVQTQAKLGLDPSANLEWAIATYTEYADISRRLGLERDLSGTLHNLGSAVKTQAELGLDSAANLERAIATFTEAADISRRLGLERDLSQILTSLGRAVQIQAEFSLDPAANLERAIAAFTEAADISRRFGLERDLSQTLTSLGSAVSSQAELGLDPAANLERAIATFTESADISRRFGLERDLSAILTNFGNAVSIQAQLGIDPARNLEQAIAALTEAADISRQLGLSRDLATTLSNAGLFYQAQAHLTDNTPAQTQTALANAYDQFHAALTQVESLRGEIGTDSEGYKRNFNEEWKRVYRGIVGVCLELGRSTEAMAYADRSKARNLTELIATREIYPGGVVPEDDRQALHRLKQQIAQEERRLQDDPNPDPTQLNQLRQQKQALEPYQPLSFKQMQALLDEDTAILEWYLLPNQFLTFTLTAQSLELRPSTEQDRQKLIDWANAYLRDYLTDRDQWRDQTQLTQRLAELSQILHLDEILAKLQETHPTCQKLILIPHLFLHLFPLHALPTANESGDGGQFLQDRFSQGVVYAPNCQVLQQAQIRRQQRKDFDRLFAIQNPTQDLQFTDLEVETLQTRFDPAHVHVYKHGQADKATIVQPNPANPTYLDTQAKLQAAHCAHFSCHGYFNFEDALKSALILANSEFIPPPPSDDPSRYLRLANNKLLDLQQCLTLEDILRLELSHCRLVTLSACETGLTDFTSTSDEYIGLPSGFILAGASNVVSTLWAVNDLSTALFMIHFYQLVQQGQAVTLALKQTQRWLRESTVEMFKGWSTNISEPLKQAVHIHLEIYGDEESPFVSPYYWAAFAAIGA, from the coding sequence ATGGATGGTCCTCGCCAACAGGCTTACCTTAATTTGATTCAACAACTGCTGACCTGTACCAGTTGGGAAGACGTAGACACGATTTTGCAGGCCAATGCGGAACTAGTTGATGCCGATTTTGTGCAGATGATGTTGACGTTGGGTGCCCAAGCCCAGGCCACTGGTGAGATAGGAACTGCTCAGTTTTTAGACCAACTGGCAATACAGATCGCGGAACCGTTGGGGCTGGATCTGTCGAAAGATGTGCAGCAGACTCAACCAATCGGGGTTAGCGTTGAGGACTTAACACAGTTTTGGTTAGCGTTACTGCAGGCTGAGATGGAAAGCGGTGGCAATGAAGCAGCAGTGCATTGGGTGATGCAGCAAAATCTGGGCTTGATTACGCCAGCGCTCGGACAAGTCATTGCCCTGTGGACAGAGCAAGCTGTTGCGCAACAACCAGGGCAGGCGGCAGAGATCGCCGGACTGGTACAAGATACTTGTATTAGTATTCAAGAATTCCCTAATGGGAAATATGCGGAAGTCTCAGCCATTGCGATTCAGGGCTATGAAGTGGTGGTGGCTTTGCACGCCGACAACCCGGAGGAACGAGCAAGTACGCTTAATGGCCTTGGCGTTGCGGTGTGGACCCAAGCGGAACTCGGCCTGGATCCGGCGGCCAGCCTGGAGCGCGCGATTGCCGCCTTCACCGAGGCCGCCGACATCAGTCGGCGCTTAGGGCTTGAGCGCGACCTCTTCCAAACACTCAACAATTTGGGGAATGCGGTGACTACCCAAGCGAAACTCAGCCTGGACCCAGCGTCCAACCTGGCGCGGGCGATTGACGTATACACCGAGGCCGCTGACATCAGTCGGCGCTTAGGGCTTGAGCGCGACCTCTCCCAAACACTCAACAATTTGGGGAATGCGGTGACTACCCAAGCGAAACTCAGCCTGGACCCAGCGTCCAACCTGGCGCGGGCGATTGACGTATACACCGAGGCCGCTGACATCAGTCGACGCATAGGGTTTGAACGCGACCTCTCCGCTACCCTCAGCAATTTGGGGATTGCGGTGCAGAGCCAAGCGGAACTCGGCCTGGCCCCGGCGTCCAACCTGGCGCGGGCGATTGCCGCTTACACCGAGGCCGCTGACATCCGGCGGTGCTTAGGGCTTGAGCGCGACCTCTCCGCTACCCTCAACAATTTGGGGAGTGCGGTGAAGACCCAAGCGGAACTCGGCCTGAACCCAGTTGCCAACCTGGAGCGGGCAATTGCCACCTTCACCGAGGCCGCTGACATCCTGCGGCGCTTAGGGCTTGAGCGCGACCTCTCTATAACCCTCAACAATTTGGGGAGTGCGGTGACTATCCAAGCGGAACTCGGCCTGTGCCCGGCGGCCAACCTAGAACGGGCGATTGCCGCCTTCACCGAGGCCGCCGACATCAGCCGGCGCTTCGGGCTTGAAAGCGACCTCTCCGCAACCCTCAACAATTTGGGGAATGCGGTGCAGACCCAAGCGAAACTCGGCCTGGACCCGTCAGCCAACCTGGAGTGGGCGATTGCCACCTACACCGAGTACGCCGACATCAGTCGGCGCTTAGGGCTTGAGCGCGACCTCTCCGGAACCCTCCACAATTTGGGGAGTGCGGTGAAGACCCAAGCGGAACTCGGCCTGGACTCGGCGGCCAACCTGGAGCGGGCAATTGCCACCTTCACCGAGGCCGCTGACATCAGTCGGCGCTTAGGGCTCGAACGCGACCTCTCCCAAATCCTCACCAGTTTGGGGAGGGCGGTGCAAATCCAAGCGGAATTCAGCCTGGACCCAGCAGCCAACCTGGAGCGCGCGATTGCCGCCTTCACCGAGGCCGCCGACATTAGTCGGCGCTTCGGGCTTGAACGCGACCTCTCCCAAACCCTCACCAGTTTGGGGAGCGCGGTGAGTAGCCAAGCGGAACTCGGCCTGGACCCGGCGGCCAACCTGGAGCGGGCAATTGCCACCTTCACCGAGTCAGCCGACATCAGTCGGCGCTTCGGGCTTGAACGCGACCTCTCCGCTATCCTCACCAATTTTGGGAATGCGGTGAGTATCCAAGCGCAACTGGGCATCGACCCGGCGCGCAACCTGGAGCAGGCGATTGCCGCCCTCACCGAGGCCGCTGACATCAGTCGGCAGTTGGGCTTAAGCCGTGACTTAGCCACCACGTTGAGTAATGCTGGTCTTTTCTACCAAGCCCAAGCTCACCTGACGGACAATACCCCTGCCCAAACCCAAACGGCTCTAGCCAATGCCTATGACCAATTCCACGCCGCCCTGACACAGGTGGAGTCCTTACGAGGAGAGATTGGCACAGATAGTGAGGGCTATAAACGCAATTTCAATGAAGAGTGGAAGCGGGTTTATCGGGGCATCGTGGGGGTGTGCCTGGAATTGGGGCGATCTACCGAAGCGATGGCTTATGCTGATCGCAGCAAAGCCCGCAACCTCACTGAACTGATCGCCACCCGCGAAATCTATCCCGGCGGTGTCGTTCCTGAAGATGATCGCCAAGCGCTGCACCGCCTCAAACAGCAGATTGCCCAGGAGGAACGCCGCCTGCAAGACGATCCCAATCCCGACCCCACCCAGCTCAACCAATTGCGGCAACAAAAGCAAGCTCTCGAACCCTATCAACCGCTAAGTTTCAAGCAGATGCAAGCCTTGCTGGATGAGGACACCGCCATCCTGGAATGGTATCTCCTGCCGAATCAATTCCTCACCTTCACCCTCACCGCCCAATCCCTCGAGCTCCGGCCTTCTACGGAGCAAGACCGCCAGAAGCTCATCGACTGGGCAAACGCCTACCTACGTGACTATCTCACTGATAGAGACCAATGGCGCGATCAGACCCAGCTGACCCAACGCCTGGCCGAACTGTCCCAAATTCTCCATCTCGATGAAATCCTGGCCAAACTCCAGGAAACCCACCCCACCTGCCAAAAACTCATCCTCATCCCCCACCTGTTTCTGCACCTCTTCCCCCTCCATGCATTACCCACTGCGAACGAGTCTGGGGATGGGGGGCAATTCCTCCAGGATCGCTTCTCCCAAGGCGTGGTCTATGCTCCCAACTGCCAAGTGCTGCAACAAGCCCAAATCCGCCGTCAGCAACGCAAGGACTTTGACCGCCTCTTCGCCATCCAAAACCCCACCCAAGATCTGCAGTTCACCGACCTGGAAGTCGAAACGCTCCAAACCCGGTTTGATCCTGCCCATGTCCACGTTTACAAACACGGCCAGGCCGACAAAGCCACCATCGTCCAGCCCAACCCAGCGAACCCCACCTACCTCGACACCCAAGCGAAACTACAAGCCGCCCATTGCGCCCATTTCTCCTGCCACGGCTACTTTAATTTTGAGGATGCCTTGAAATCGGCACTGATTCTGGCCAACAGCGAATTCATCCCGCCGCCGCCCAGCGATGACCCCAGCCGCTATTTGCGGCTGGCAAACAACAAGCTGCTGGATTTACAGCAATGCCTCACCCTGGAAGACATCCTGCGCCTGGAGCTGAGCCACTGCCGCCTGGTTACCCTCTCCGCCTGCGAAACTGGCCTCACCGACTTTACCTCCACCAGTGATGAATATATCGGCCTGCCCAGCGGCTTCATTCTAGCCGGTGCCTCCAACGTGGTCAGCACCCTCTGGGCCGTCAACGACCTCTCCACCGCCCTCTTCATGATTCACTTTTATCAACTTGTTCAACAGGGCCAAGCCGTTACCCTGGCGCTGAAACAGACCCAGCGCTGGCTACGGGAGAGCACCGTGGAAATGTTCAAAGGCTGGTCAACCAACATTTCGGAACCGCTCAAACAAGCAGTCCATATCCACTTAGAAATCTACGGTGATGAAGAAAGTCCCTTTGTCTCGCCCTATTACTGGGCAGCCTTTGCCGCGATTGGGGCTTAG
- a CDS encoding DUF3991 and TOPRIM domain-containing protein, with translation MPAANEHRWDAVREYLIETRKLPEILVDRLHERGLVYADEHQNAVFMRHGLKENTWIRGDVTGASLRGTWGEDNHYHGLAPGSVRDQGWFWLGAGSGPVQRVLLTESPIDAMSLAVLNRGKQAQPGVTIYLSTDGSGGVPIEALKSVIQDSGRVFAAFDADCKITPTSAGK, from the coding sequence ATGCCAGCCGCTAATGAGCACAGGTGGGATGCGGTTCGGGAATATCTCATAGAGACTCGCAAGCTCCCAGAAATCTTGGTGGATCGGCTGCATGAGCGGGGTTTGGTCTATGCCGATGAGCACCAAAATGCGGTGTTTATGCGGCATGGCCTAAAGGAGAATACCTGGATAAGAGGAGACGTGACCGGAGCCAGTTTACGAGGCACTTGGGGCGAGGACAATCACTATCACGGGTTGGCTCCAGGGTCGGTGAGAGATCAGGGGTGGTTTTGGCTGGGGGCGGGCAGCGGTCCGGTGCAGCGGGTGCTGCTGACGGAATCGCCGATTGATGCGATGTCGCTGGCGGTGTTGAATAGAGGAAAACAGGCTCAGCCAGGGGTAACCATTTATCTGTCTACAGACGGTTCTGGTGGAGTGCCGATTGAAGCATTGAAATCTGTCATTCAAGATAGTGGACGAGTATTCGCAGCTTTTGATGCTGATTGCAAAATCACGCCTACTTCGGCGGGCAAATGA